The following are encoded in a window of Salmo trutta chromosome 27, fSalTru1.1, whole genome shotgun sequence genomic DNA:
- the LOC115165030 gene encoding uncharacterized protein LOC115165030, with protein MDLFDLSPLQRLALLVLWQGLALGLNCSTLWYQVERRDADRAVTWVQARRFCQRHYVDLAVLSTQDQYQFLLQTMAGERDTFWLGLQPHTAPGGWGWKWVDGQGLSYDRWYIKNPGPGLCGCLETSLKGENKLLSRSCGEIAERHGFICQGAVPPERLKAESEGTDHVTVHWDTPPLMQTADHSYRITTCSFQHHPHLSLLHPSLPPRHTLPLFLCPSHPTTSCCLLHLPCSNSSTSHSIRISGLTPGTQYTVSVATVIKRPDPVTGDDVATDSAPVTVTITTIGGDGGQQVVAMVLSVVKLIYLAVLLCILYLILKRNAVQAPEPDLESEELPTEEEYILDMVKTGPRSVEFPNEEYIVELPPEE; from the exons TGTTGTGGCAGGGCCTGGCGTTGGGACTGAACTGCTCTACCTTGTGGTACCAAGTGGAGCGGAGAGACGCGGACAGGGCTGTGACCTGGGTCCAGGCCAGGCGGTTCTGTCAgag GCACTACGTTGACCTGGCTGTCCTAAGCACCCAGGACCAGTACCAGTTCCTTCTGCAGACCATGGCTGGTGAGAGGGACACCTTCTGGCTGGGTCTGCAGCCCCACACTGCCCCTGGTGGCTGGGGGTGGAAGTGGGTGGATGGCCAGGGGCTGAGCTACGATCGCTGGTACATAAAGAATCCTGGACCTGGACTCTGTGGTTGTCTGGAGACCAGCCTCAAAGGGGAAAATAAACTGCTGTCGAGATCCTGTGGCGAGATCGCGGAACGACATGGTTTCATCTGCCAAG GCGCTGTACCCCCTGAGCGGCTAAAGGCGGAGTCTGAAGGGACTGATCATGTGACTGTGCATTGGGACACGCCCCCTCTGATGCAGACAGCTGATCATAGCTACAGAATCACCACATGTAGCTTCCAGCATCACCCtcatctttctctcctccacccttctctccctcctcgccACACCCTTCCTCTTTTCCTCTGTCCTTCCCACCCTACCACCTCGTGttgcctcctccacctcccctgctCCAACAGCTCCACCTCCCACTCAATCCGGATCTCTGGCCTAACCCCGGGGACCCAGTACACCGTCAGTGTTGCCACAGTGATCAAGCGCCCAGATCCTGTCACCGGCGACGACGTCGCCACCGACAGTGCCCCGGTCACGGTGACCATCACAACAATAG GGGGCGATGGTGGGCAGCAGGTGGTTGCCATGGTACTGAGTGTGGTTAAGTTAATCTATTTGGCTGTCTTGCTCTGCATACTTTACCTCATCCTGAAGAGAA ATGCTGTCCAGGCTCCTGAACCTGATCTGGAATCAGAAGAACTCCCTACTGAAGAAGAATACATTTTAGACATGGTTaaaactggtcctagatcagttgAATTCCCTAATGAAGAATACATTGTTGAGCTACCACCTGAAGAATAA